Proteins from a genomic interval of Phyllopteryx taeniolatus isolate TA_2022b chromosome 3, UOR_Ptae_1.2, whole genome shotgun sequence:
- the hdr gene encoding hematopoietic death receptor isoform X1, with product MYRSPLYIVIFGLILSFTSTAVVPRAGLDLGDIRTRREVSCKNGEYPNNNICCLNCPAGTHLKSACTTPGEKGQCEECAAETHMEHANHLAQCFTCTLCRSDQEIVRSCSHTQNTECQCKEGRFCVPDQPCEMCKKCSRCGKDEKVVRNCTATSNTGCKKIPLQSVSTSVDAVFSVFIVLPICLALVGICWYKRKRAGGSEANELKAEQNVQERKNEETQRPGCSSLIFSQSRVRVQTSAAMEDECQALCESRNSSASNSQQNLTSLPPARLPASAHQACLIASQPNLREKEEPFPELIPANGEESLRKCFQYFEEVDLDYYKRFFRQLGLNSNVIKSKDQLRYDEKIHELLNIWYEKEGKDASLNDLLTALLEFDQRRTAEIIKEKALGNGLYILKK from the exons ATGTATAGGAGCCCGCTTTATATT GTTATTTTTGGTTTGATTTTGTCGTTCACATCCACTGCTGTTGTTCCTCGGGCTGGCCTTGACTTGGGAGACATTAGGACCCGGCGGGAAGTCAGTTGCAAAAATGGGGAGTACCCAAACAACAACATCTGCTGCTTAAACTGCCCAGCTG GTACCCATTTGAAGTCAGCCTGCACTACGCCAGGTGAAAAGGGGCAGTGTGAGGAATGTGCAGCTGAAACACACATGGAACATGCCAATCACCTTGCCCAATGTTTCACATGCACACTGTGTCGTTCAG ATCAGGAAATTGTCCGGTCTTGTAGCCACACTCAGAACACAGAATGTCAGTGCAAAGAAGGAAGATTTTGTGTACCTGATCAACCATGTGAGATGTGCAAAAAGTGTTCAAG GTGTGGGAAGGATGAAAAGGTTGTTCGAAACTGCACTGCTACTTCAAACACTGGGTGCAAGAAAATCCCATTGCAGTCTGTCTCTACCTCAG TGGACGCTGTCTTTAGTGTCTTCATCGTGCTGCCCATTTGTTTAGCATTGGTTGGCATTTGCTGGTATAAGAGGAAACGGGCCGGAG GTTCTGAAGCAAACGAACTGAAAGCTGAG CAGAATGTGCAGGAGAGGAAGAACGAAGAAACCCAAAGGCCGGGATGCTCCAGTCTGATCTTTTCTCAGTCACGGGTGAGAGTTCAAACCTCAGCCGCTATGGAGGATGAGTGTCAAGCGTTGTGTGAAAGCCGCAACAGCTCTGCCAGTAACTCCCAACAAAACCTAACCAGCCTACCCCCTGCCCGCCTTCCCGCCTCTGCCCACCAAGCCTGCCTGATCGCCAGTCAACCCAATTTGAGG gagAAGGAGGAGCCTTTTCCAGAGCTGATTCCTGCCAATg GTGAAGAGTCTCTCAGGAAGTGCTTCCAGTATTTTGAGGAAGTAGACCTCGATTACTACAAGAGATTCTTCCGTCAGCTTGGCCTGAACAGCAATGTGATCAAAAGCAAAGATCAACTTCGCTACGATGAGAAGATTCACGAGTTGTTGAACATCTGGTATGAGAAAGAGGGCAAAGATGCAAGTTTAAATGACCTGCTGACAGCATTACTTGAGTTTGATCAAAGACGAACAGCTGAGATTATCAAGGAGAAAGCCTTAGGAAATGGTCTTTACATTTTAAAGAAGTAA
- the hdr gene encoding hematopoietic death receptor isoform X2 yields MYRSPLYIVIFGLILSFTSTAVVPRAGLDLGDIRTRREVSCKNGEYPNNNICCLNCPAGTHLKSACTTPGEKGQCEECAAETHMEHANHLAQCFTCTLCRSDQEIVRSCSHTQNTECQCKEGRFCVPDQPCEMCKKCSRCGKDEKVVRNCTATSNTGCKKIPLQSVSTSVDAVFSVFIVLPICLALVGICWYKRKRAGGSEANELKAENVQERKNEETQRPGCSSLIFSQSRVRVQTSAAMEDECQALCESRNSSASNSQQNLTSLPPARLPASAHQACLIASQPNLREKEEPFPELIPANGEESLRKCFQYFEEVDLDYYKRFFRQLGLNSNVIKSKDQLRYDEKIHELLNIWYEKEGKDASLNDLLTALLEFDQRRTAEIIKEKALGNGLYILKK; encoded by the exons ATGTATAGGAGCCCGCTTTATATT GTTATTTTTGGTTTGATTTTGTCGTTCACATCCACTGCTGTTGTTCCTCGGGCTGGCCTTGACTTGGGAGACATTAGGACCCGGCGGGAAGTCAGTTGCAAAAATGGGGAGTACCCAAACAACAACATCTGCTGCTTAAACTGCCCAGCTG GTACCCATTTGAAGTCAGCCTGCACTACGCCAGGTGAAAAGGGGCAGTGTGAGGAATGTGCAGCTGAAACACACATGGAACATGCCAATCACCTTGCCCAATGTTTCACATGCACACTGTGTCGTTCAG ATCAGGAAATTGTCCGGTCTTGTAGCCACACTCAGAACACAGAATGTCAGTGCAAAGAAGGAAGATTTTGTGTACCTGATCAACCATGTGAGATGTGCAAAAAGTGTTCAAG GTGTGGGAAGGATGAAAAGGTTGTTCGAAACTGCACTGCTACTTCAAACACTGGGTGCAAGAAAATCCCATTGCAGTCTGTCTCTACCTCAG TGGACGCTGTCTTTAGTGTCTTCATCGTGCTGCCCATTTGTTTAGCATTGGTTGGCATTTGCTGGTATAAGAGGAAACGGGCCGGAG GTTCTGAAGCAAACGAACTGAAAGCTGAG AATGTGCAGGAGAGGAAGAACGAAGAAACCCAAAGGCCGGGATGCTCCAGTCTGATCTTTTCTCAGTCACGGGTGAGAGTTCAAACCTCAGCCGCTATGGAGGATGAGTGTCAAGCGTTGTGTGAAAGCCGCAACAGCTCTGCCAGTAACTCCCAACAAAACCTAACCAGCCTACCCCCTGCCCGCCTTCCCGCCTCTGCCCACCAAGCCTGCCTGATCGCCAGTCAACCCAATTTGAGG gagAAGGAGGAGCCTTTTCCAGAGCTGATTCCTGCCAATg GTGAAGAGTCTCTCAGGAAGTGCTTCCAGTATTTTGAGGAAGTAGACCTCGATTACTACAAGAGATTCTTCCGTCAGCTTGGCCTGAACAGCAATGTGATCAAAAGCAAAGATCAACTTCGCTACGATGAGAAGATTCACGAGTTGTTGAACATCTGGTATGAGAAAGAGGGCAAAGATGCAAGTTTAAATGACCTGCTGACAGCATTACTTGAGTTTGATCAAAGACGAACAGCTGAGATTATCAAGGAGAAAGCCTTAGGAAATGGTCTTTACATTTTAAAGAAGTAA